One Triticum dicoccoides isolate Atlit2015 ecotype Zavitan chromosome 5B, WEW_v2.0, whole genome shotgun sequence genomic window carries:
- the LOC119310672 gene encoding uncharacterized protein LOC119310672 yields the protein MAFVAIHARLAVLLPRLSAAASSLRSAPPRTRLSPLRTSTGHIFRSPRCRRRPCRARAASITASLDLTEDNVRQAIVDAKAELAQLFDTSVGITGQVDLAELDGPFVKLRLKGKFWHTRATVVARIGNYLKNRIPEILEVEIEDEDQLDDSPAAY from the exons ATGGCCTTCGTCGCCATCCACGCccgcctcgccgtcctcctccctcgcctcagcgccgccgcctcgtctctCCGGTCCGCTCCTCCCCGCACCCGTCTCTCGCCTCTCAGGACTTCAACCGGACACATCTTCCGCAGCCCGCGGTGCAGGCGTCGGCCGTGTCGCGCTCGCGCCGCCTCCATCACCGCGTCGCTCGACCTCACCGAGGACAACGTCCGGCAGGCCATCGTCGACGCCAAAGCCGAG CTGGCCCAGCTATTCGACACGTCGGTCGGCATAACAG GGCAAGTTGATCTGGCGGAGCTGGACGGGCCGTTCGTGAAGCTCCGCCTCAAGGGAAAGTTCTGGCACACCCGCGCCACCGTCGTCGCGCGGATTGGCAACTACCTCAAGAACCGTATACCg GAAATCTTGGAGGTGGAGATCGAAGATGAGGACCAGCTTGACGACAGCCCCGCGGCTTACTGA